The nucleotide sequence GCTCAAATGAGCCGTCCCGTGTGAATCTTTTGTATTATTCACTTCAGATATGCATCAGCATGACTCCTCTAAAGTATACTGTCAGAAtagtctgaaaaaaataataagacatTGTTAGTGCAAAGCACACACTAGTAATGGCAATTTATTTATTGCTGCTACATCTCTTCTGTCTGACTCTCTATTCAAGGTGTTCCCATTAACAAGTAGAAGGTGAGGGCTACTATGAGCAGTAGGCAAAGGGGTGAGTTGAAGGTCTGGTAGGCAGTGGAAGGCATGAAGATGTCCTCATATTTGTAAATACTGACCATGCGGTCGCTCACTGGAGGACTGTCGATGTCGTGTCTTGTGATGGAGCCTGAAGGAGATGTTGTGAAATAATGGGATGATGCCTACAGAAAATAACAAATCCAAACTCACCTTGTATAGCCGGGCCCCAGGCAAATAGGTAGTACCATGAGAGATGGAGGTCCACAAGAGTCTCTTCTCGTGGCACATAAAGCGGACGCTTAAAACGACAGGTCACACGGTTATTCTCAAATATGCCCTCTTCGTCTCTCGCGGGGTTCCTCTTGATCTCCTTAGCCCACTGGCCCACGTTGTAGAAATGATGGATTCGCACCCGACCGTTGTCGTCGTGGACGCAGCCCATCACATCGTCGCCTCCCTGAAGAGAGTGATAGTTTTAAATCTGAAAAATTGACATCACCTTtaatgaaaaaagacttttcctTTTAACatataaatacaaatgtattGAGTGCACAGTCTGTGTCGTTATAGCACATCTTAGCTCACTTTTGCTAGCAAATTATTCCACATTGGTACCTTATCTTAGCTCACATGCTAATTACTTTGGTTTGCAGACTACTACATAAGTTGACTAGCCTACTTTCCCCCGTTTTTCCTCCTTCGGAAAAAGCTAACGCCTTTATAGATGCTCATGTCAAATGTCAGTCTTCCTAAAATATAAATCCTGGGTGACATAACTGTGTTAAATATACATGTATCCAACATTTAAATCATAGGCTCTAACGTTGAAAGAAGGGCAGCTAAATGAACAGAATAAAAACTCCTCTCAATGATTGCAATATtagtaaataaacattgataATTTCTGCCACTTTGGCTTCAATACTGCCAATGGCTTCAATTAGTAGGACAGTTGTAGGATTATCTAACAGCAGTATAAAGTCATTTTACCATTTTCTTGTCGGAGGAGAAACCAACAGCCACCCATCCGTCAGTGTCCGCACTCATCTCATACTCCACATCTGTCCCAATACGCCGGTAACTCAGGAAGTAGTCACATGTCTCAGCATCACACCCGGGCTTTCCATACCTAATAAAAACCGACATGCCAGGCTTCAGTCCATATTTCATCGGTGTTGCAATGAACGAATATTTGAGCATTCTGATGGAAAATGACACTGCTGCTGTTACCTGATGCATCCTTTGGTTACACCACAGTCAATGACTTTAATTCTGGCAAAGGGATCCACTGGTGGGGCAGTTGGAAAAGGATAACCTGCAAACATCAGCACTTAATATATCATAGTATCATTGCTGTAATGTATAATATAATTTATGAATTGTGAAAAGCGGCCGTGTggatgagtgtttagcgcgtcggccttgtAGTTCTGAGATCGATGGTCCAATCCCAAGTTCTGACCCTCCAGTGTGGACTTTCTATGTTTGCCCCGGACtctcgtgggttttcttcgggtactccagtttcctccccacatgccaaaaacaagcTTGGAAGGCTGGttaagcactctaaattgcccctagacatgagtgtgaatggttgtcattttgtcttcttgtgccctgcgattggctcctCAAGAATTTaggatgtcccccacctggtgtccgcagttggctgggatagactccagcaccccgcatgacccttgtgaggatcagcagtatgggaaaggaatgaatgaatacgaAAGAACTGCTTTTATTAAATGAACAAGATGGTCAATTGCCCAATAAAGTGTTAAAGAtcttaagtgtcaacttttgaatagctgccTACTGTAGTGAAAtggtttttctttttgcaatatatacatacatctaggCAGAAAGGGGGATTGGGCTCGGGCGGGTTCCCACTCTTCTCAGAGATGACGGGGGAGCTGGCCTTGGTGCTGAAATAGCGTTTTCTACTACGCATACATGACATCGACACGTTAAGAATACTCACCGTCATCAGATAAATATTTCGACTCTAAGAACTCTGAAGCGAAAGTGTTGTAGGAATCCTTGTGGTGCTCTTGGTGGCCCGGGTTTCCGTGGTCCCCGTGACCGGACCGCAGTGCTCCCTCGTCGGTCGGGCTCGGCGCGACCCCCCGCCATTCGCTGGCTTGAATCAGCAGCGGCCACAGCACAAAAATCATGGCTGCTTTATACTTCACTGAAACGCAATAGATTACAACATCGGTCACGAATCagctcttttttgttgttggaatCCCGTCGCAGGTGTCCATCTTCGCCGTCGTCAGTGCATGTTTATTAGCAGGATCAGTCATTATGGGGGATGAGAGGGGGATTGAATTGTGAATTTACAGCTAGTCCAGACGAAAATTAGCTCGATTGGTCATCCAGCAGCTTGATTTAGACACAAGGGTCGCAGATTTCCCTAGACCTACGATCCCAAACGTTCGTCTGGGTTATATTTGgaaattattttctgtgaagagAAAATGGTTTGGTCCACAGCATCTCCTTTCCATCCTCACTCCATCAAGCCTTGCCTCCAATAAGGAGGATATACGTCACAGTACTATAGTCGACGTGAAATAATTGATCAATCCATCGAAAATATCACAAATAATTGATATTTGTTGTATATTGCATTATCTTTCTATATTTCCTACTTTTTCCTTCATCATGAAATGTAGATTTGCGATTCTATTTTTTAAGTACCTAATACATAATCCTAATAACTGTATTTCAGTAATTTTATCAACATAATATGTATGGTATGGTCTCCCCAAAAACATAACACCGCATTAActaaaattttaatattttataaaaatagTACTGATATtaccaaaaaaatatgaatgccCATACTAAAAATAATGGTAATTGTATTTTCTGTAAATGTGTCTTGTATAATTGCCATTTAATATTGTATAGTTAGTTAAAcgtgaaattattttttgccaatATATGGAATTTGTCTGGTtatttgttatatatattttttgtccaaTATGTTGACTATTCAAAATTCAaatagttattaaaa is from Stigmatopora argus isolate UIUO_Sarg chromosome 4, RoL_Sarg_1.0, whole genome shotgun sequence and encodes:
- the frrs1l gene encoding DOMON domain-containing protein FRRS1L, with the translated sequence MIFVLWPLLIQASEWRGVAPSPTDEGALRSGHGDHGNPGHQEHHKDSYNTFASEFLESKYLSDDGYPFPTAPPVDPFARIKVIDCGVTKGCIRYGKPGCDAETCDYFLSYRRIGTDVEYEMSADTDGWVAVGFSSDKKMGGDDVMGCVHDDNGRVRIHHFYNVGQWAKEIKRNPARDEEGIFENNRVTCRFKRPLYVPREETLVDLHLSWYYLFAWGPAIQGSITRHDIDSPPVSDRMVSIYKYEDIFMPSTAYQTFNSPLCLLLIVALTFYLLMGTP